The DNA segment TGACTGGAACGTCTGAAACCAAAAAGTCAAACGGGATCATTTCgggcaaatatttaaaaaatggcagacctttgtattttatttttcaagaatccaatttcttttcagttaaaaatcaagatgaaaattaaagatctttatCAATCTTTTTCGTAATAGTTTAAGTTATAGCTATTGGTGTatagaaaaacatattaaaatttcagaccgATCGGTTAAATAGTTTTTGAGTTACAATGTCCGCCAAtcgtaaaaaaactgttttgagaaaaatgcgtttaatCAGCATCGGCAAGAATTCAAAGAGTATTTCGAATAATGACTTGAAATTTGCCAAAAAACACAATCCTTTAACTAAGATTATGCCAGAGGTGTTCGGCCATTTTGAAATTTCGTCATAAGTGGAAATATTCAATATGGTAAAGGTTTCAGAGGAGGGATGATTGGATGAGgaaaacaaagaataaaaaacgacTCAGTCTTAATCGAAATccaatatattttattctctatcttaaaatataaactaaatgCCTATCATGTGTCAATTCCCTGTTGAAATTGAATTCCTTGATTGCTCTTCATCTCATTTTCGAGTTCTACAGCTCGTTTTCGGAAAGTGTCGGCCAATTCTTTATTCTTCTCGACTCCTTCTCCGCGAGCGTGCATTTGCGCAATATTTGCACAGGCATAAGGATTTCCATTTTCGCAACATTTCAATGACAACTTGTAGGCCTTCCGCAAGTTTTTTTCAAAGTAGCCGGAAATGCCGCCGAGGTAAATTGTAGACAAATAGAAGCAGGCTCTGGGCTCGTTGAGTTCGCTGCAGGCTTTGTCCATCATAGCAACTCCTTcgttaactaataattttttgtcgGGCCTTCCGACGTCATCTTTGGAACAAGCCAACAATCCGGCATAGAGGCATCCGGCGCCATCTTTTAATTCGCAACCTTTTCTCATATATTCGAAGGCTGTCTTTGCATCTTTTTTGCAACCCTCACCTGAATAAAAGAAAGTAGAATTAAGGGAAAATGAGCCCTATTAcaacaatgttttaaattctttttgttttttttaatacgagggtagttcaataagtccttagaatgaccaacagatggcgcgcgaatcgctccaaatcatctgttttcag comes from the Belonocnema kinseyi isolate 2016_QV_RU_SX_M_011 chromosome 6, B_treatae_v1, whole genome shotgun sequence genome and includes:
- the LOC117174582 gene encoding cytochrome c oxidase assembly factor 7 homolog; the protein is MTYDLKNEDDVKEYLKNLHTEYSFGCFSEKNPEVCHLLGEYYEAIKRDFKKSAEIHKNNCDNFDYGRSCTKYGRLSVIGEGCKKDAKTAFEYMRKGCELKDGAGCLYAGLLACSKDDVGRPDKKLLVNEGVAMMDKACSELNEPRACFYLSTIYLGGISGYFEKNLRKAYKLSLKCCENGNPYACANIAQMHARGEGVEKNKELADTFRKRAVELENEMKSNQGIQFQQGIDT